TTGATAGGCACGATGCGCCGATGGATCCATTCAGGCACATGTACAGATAGATCTAGGTATGTAGGGACACCGCTTCTTCGCAACACGATACCTTGAAGAGGGGTTTGCAGCAGCGCGGTGCACAGGTGGCAGGCTGGGAAGCTCTCGATGCCGGAAGGTGAGTGGTGCCAAGCAAGGACCGCAGAAGCCGAGCGGAATCCGCTGGCAGCAAAGACTGTGCTCGTCATTCCCGTTTCGAAGACAGCCAAGCAGAGTTTGCTGGCTTGGTGGTTTTTTTGGCggtcccctcctcaccgtcgaCGAGTCGACGCCACTAACAGCTAGCATCTGGAGTGTTGCCGTGCCTTGAATGGGACAATACTGGCATTGTGCTGCAAGGGCAGCCTTCCTCCTGCATGTTGCTCCCGTAGCGCCGTGCTAGAGGGCCGACAGTTTCGagtttgtttttgtttcctttgcCCGATGCCTCTTTTGCATTGCTCTGCGACTCCGGAAATCTCCAAAAAAGATTCAGTCTCCTATTATGGCCCCACATGCCCCTGGACGCACGTACCATGCTGAGCCGGGCGGTTCGTTTGCAACTGACAAAGTTAGGAGGAGCTGTCGTAATTCATATCCAATCAATCGAGTGACAGATATATGAGGAGCTGACATGCCCTGTGGTTGTTGTAATTCTATCATGGTTTgaggcagaagaagagaagagctGCAGAGAGAGGCAGAAAGAGACAGAAATATAAGGGTTTCTTACCGTAAACTTCATGTGGTGGGACGGGGGCCAACGTCGGTGCAGGTGACGGGAGATGTGTTTGCACGATCCAGCCAGCCTCAGAGCAACCGATCGATGGCCCTGCTCGGAGTGATCGAGAGAAGGAGTAGGTTGTCATTGTCCTCGATGAATGAAGTGAAGCCGTCTCCACGTGTTCCGAGGGCTCTGCAAAAGGTTCCAGAACATGTCGTGCTTCCTTTGACGTTGATGATATCGAGGTGCACCCTGCATACCGTTCCCTCGCCTCTTGCACTCCACATGCCGTTCAGCTGTTGCCCAGTGAAAAAAGCGTGCTGCTTGTCACGACCGCTGAAAGTTGCAGGACACCCCAGTGGGacccaccaagcccaagcccaagcccactGCCCGCTGCCACCTGCCACCAAAAACAGCCTGCAAAACAACTGTCTCTCTCGCCAGTGGTGTGTCCCAGACCAGAGAGTGTGGAGGCCAAGAGACCAGCAGCGTCCCTGCACCGCACCACAACTTGACcctcacctcttcttccatcGTTCACTTCACGACGTACGCTCCCAGTGCGCGAGAAGCCACCCCCATTGTATTCTCGACACGCTCGATCCCACACTCTGCGCGCCCCCGGAATGAGGTAGCCTTTCGATTGTTCTCAGCTCCCTGACCGGACTGAGCCTTGGACAACGACGCTCCTAACCACTGGCGTTGATCCTTTGGGGGTTCGAATTCAATCTACGCTGCTGAAGCGTGAATTGCAGCCATCGCCTACAGACTGACGCCGGGACATTGGCCTCTCCCGAGCCC
The sequence above is a segment of the Podospora pseudocomata strain CBS 415.72m chromosome 2 map unlocalized CBS415.72m_2, whole genome shotgun sequence genome. Coding sequences within it:
- a CDS encoding uncharacterized protein (antiSMASH:Cluster_2), which codes for MKFTSNAKEASGKGNKNKLETVGPLARRYGSNMQEEGCPCSTMPVLSHSRHGNTPDASC